Proteins co-encoded in one Candidatus Tanganyikabacteria bacterium genomic window:
- the minE gene encoding cell division topological specificity factor MinE produces the protein MSVIAFLDRLFGRSESSRDTAKSRLKLVLMHDRAAIPAAVLDQMRAEVMAVLSKYVEIDQSALEMNLERSEGSIALLANIPILGVRKQVTIETEERVPEAALS, from the coding sequence ATGTCCGTGATCGCGTTCCTCGACCGGCTCTTCGGGCGCTCCGAGAGCAGCCGGGACACCGCCAAGAGCCGCCTCAAGCTAGTGCTGATGCACGATCGCGCCGCCATCCCGGCCGCCGTGCTGGATCAGATGCGGGCCGAGGTCATGGCCGTGCTGTCCAAGTACGTCGAGATAGACCAGTCCGCCCTCGAAATGAACCTCGAGCGGTCCGAAGGCTCGATCGCCCTCCTGGCCAACATCCCCATCCTGGGCGTGCGCAAGCAGGTCACCATCGAGACCGAGGAACGCGTCCCAGAGGCCGCGCTCAGCTAG